Proteins encoded by one window of Superficieibacter sp. HKU1:
- the ilvN gene encoding acetolactate synthase small subunit, producing MRRILSVLLENESGALSRVIGLFSQRGYNIESLTVAPTDDPTLSRMTIQTVGDEKAIEQIEKQLHKLVDVLRVNELGQGPHVEREIMLVKVQASGYGREEVKRNTEIFRGQIIDVTPSIYTVQLAGTSDKLDAFLATLRDVARIVEVARSGIVGLSRGDKIMR from the coding sequence ATGCGCCGGATACTATCGGTTTTACTGGAAAATGAGTCTGGCGCACTGTCGCGCGTGATTGGTCTCTTTTCGCAGCGCGGTTACAACATCGAAAGCTTAACCGTGGCTCCCACAGACGATCCCACCCTTTCACGCATGACCATTCAGACCGTCGGCGATGAAAAGGCCATTGAGCAAATCGAAAAACAGCTGCATAAGCTGGTGGACGTGCTGCGCGTCAATGAACTGGGGCAGGGGCCGCACGTGGAGCGAGAAATTATGCTGGTGAAAGTGCAGGCCAGCGGCTACGGTCGTGAAGAGGTGAAACGCAATACGGAAATCTTCCGTGGTCAGATCATTGACGTTACCCCTTCGATCTACACGGTTCAACTGGCCGGAACCAGCGATAAGCTGGACGCCTTTCTGGCGACGCTGCGCGATGTCGCCAGGATTGTCGAAGTAGCGCGTTCCGGGATTGTCGGGTTGTCACGCGGCGATAAAATCATGCGTTAA
- the cra gene encoding catabolite repressor/activator, whose amino-acid sequence MKLDEIARLAGVSRTTASYVINGKAKQYRVSDKTVEKVMAVVREHNYHPNAVAAGLRAGRTRSIGLVIPDLENTSYTRIANYLERQARQRGYQLLIACSEDQPDNEMRCIEHLLQRQVDAIIVSTSLPPEHPFYQRWANDTFPIVALDRALDREHFTSVVGADQDDAEMLAAELRTFPAETVIYLGALPELSVSFLREQGFRTAWKDDPREVHYLYANSYEREAAAQLFEKWLETHPMPQALFTTSFALLQGVMDVTLRRDGKLPSDLAIATFGDNELLDFLQCPVLAVAQRHRDVAERVLEIVLASLDEPRKPKPGLSRIRRNLYRRGVLSRH is encoded by the coding sequence GTGAAACTGGATGAAATCGCCCGGCTTGCCGGCGTCTCACGAACTACCGCCAGCTATGTGATCAACGGTAAAGCAAAACAGTACCGGGTCAGCGACAAAACCGTCGAAAAAGTCATGGCCGTTGTTCGCGAGCACAACTACCACCCGAATGCGGTGGCGGCAGGGCTACGCGCAGGACGCACCCGCTCCATTGGTCTGGTGATCCCGGATCTGGAAAATACCAGCTACACTCGCATCGCTAATTATCTTGAGCGTCAGGCTCGCCAGCGCGGCTACCAGTTGTTGATTGCCTGCTCGGAAGATCAGCCTGATAACGAAATGCGCTGTATTGAACATCTGTTACAGCGTCAGGTTGATGCCATTATCGTTTCTACCTCGTTACCGCCCGAACACCCGTTCTATCAGCGCTGGGCGAACGACACCTTTCCCATTGTCGCGTTAGATCGTGCATTGGATCGTGAGCACTTTACCAGCGTCGTTGGTGCGGATCAGGATGATGCGGAAATGCTGGCCGCGGAACTGCGGACTTTCCCGGCGGAAACCGTGATTTACCTCGGCGCGCTGCCGGAGCTTTCCGTCAGCTTCCTGCGGGAGCAGGGCTTCCGTACCGCCTGGAAAGACGATCCGCGTGAGGTGCATTATTTATATGCCAATAGCTATGAGCGGGAAGCCGCAGCGCAGCTTTTTGAAAAATGGCTGGAAACGCATCCGATGCCGCAGGCGTTGTTCACCACCTCTTTTGCGCTCCTGCAGGGCGTGATGGATGTGACCCTGCGTCGCGACGGTAAACTGCCGTCCGATCTGGCGATTGCGACCTTCGGCGATAACGAACTGCTCGATTTTCTTCAGTGCCCCGTGCTGGCTGTGGCCCAGCGTCATCGCGACGTCGCGGAACGGGTGCTGGAAATTGTGCTGGCAAGTCTTGATGAGCCGCGTAAACCGAAGCCGGGACTGAGTCGTATCCGGCGTAATCTCTACCGTCGTGGCGTCTTAAGTCGGCATTAA
- the mraZ gene encoding division/cell wall cluster transcriptional repressor MraZ: MFRGAAQVNLDSKGRLSVPTRYRDTLIESASGQMVCTIDLHHPCLLLYPLPEWEIIERKLSRLSGMNPLERRVQRLLLGHASECQMDNAGRLLIAPVLRQHAGLTKEVMLVGQFNKFELWDETAWYQRVREDIDAEQSATGELSERLQDLSL, translated from the coding sequence ATGTTCCGTGGAGCGGCACAGGTCAATCTTGATAGCAAAGGGCGGTTGTCCGTTCCTACCCGATACCGGGATACGCTGATTGAAAGCGCCTCCGGTCAAATGGTATGCACCATTGATCTCCATCACCCTTGTCTGCTGCTTTACCCATTGCCCGAGTGGGAAATTATCGAGCGTAAATTGTCTCGCTTGTCGGGCATGAATCCCCTTGAGCGCCGCGTGCAGCGTTTGCTTTTGGGACATGCCAGCGAATGTCAGATGGACAACGCTGGCCGTTTATTGATAGCGCCGGTTTTACGGCAACACGCCGGACTGACCAAAGAAGTGATGCTGGTTGGACAGTTCAACAAGTTTGAATTGTGGGACGAAACGGCCTGGTATCAACGTGTCAGGGAAGATATCGACGCTGAGCAATCCGCGACCGGAGAGTTATCGGAGCGATTGCAGGACTTATCCTTATAA
- the rsmH gene encoding 16S rRNA (cytosine(1402)-N(4))-methyltransferase RsmH produces MMENFKHTTVLLDEAVNGLNIRPEGIYIDGTFGRGGHSRLILGQLGPQGRLLAIDRDPEAIAVAQAINDPRFSIIHGPFSALAEYVSERELIGKIDGILLDLGVSSPQLDDAERGFSFMRDGPLDMRMDPTRGQSAAEWLLKAEEADITWVLKTFGEERFAKRIARAIVERNRLEPMTRTKELAEVVAAATPVKDKFKHPATRTFQAVRIWVNSELEEIEQALKSSIEVLAPGGRLSIISFHSLEDRIVKRFMREQSRGPQVPAGLPMTEAQLSKLGGRQLRALGKLMPGEDEVAENPRARSSVLRIAERTNA; encoded by the coding sequence ATGATGGAAAATTTTAAACATACAACGGTACTGCTGGACGAGGCCGTTAACGGTCTCAACATTCGTCCGGAAGGTATCTATATTGATGGCACCTTTGGGCGCGGCGGGCACTCACGTCTGATCCTCGGCCAGCTTGGGCCGCAGGGACGCCTGCTGGCGATCGATCGCGATCCCGAGGCAATTGCCGTTGCGCAAGCCATCAACGATCCTCGTTTCTCCATTATCCATGGTCCGTTCTCTGCACTGGCAGAGTACGTGAGCGAGCGCGAGCTTATTGGCAAGATCGACGGCATCCTGCTCGATCTTGGCGTCTCATCACCCCAGCTTGATGATGCTGAGCGTGGCTTTTCATTTATGCGCGACGGTCCACTGGACATGCGTATGGATCCTACCCGCGGACAATCCGCTGCCGAATGGCTGTTAAAAGCGGAAGAAGCTGATATCACCTGGGTACTGAAAACCTTTGGCGAAGAACGCTTTGCTAAGCGTATCGCTCGCGCCATCGTCGAGCGTAACCGTCTCGAACCGATGACCCGCACCAAAGAACTGGCGGAAGTCGTGGCGGCGGCAACGCCGGTGAAAGACAAATTCAAACATCCTGCGACCCGTACTTTTCAGGCGGTGCGTATTTGGGTTAACAGCGAACTGGAAGAAATCGAGCAGGCGCTAAAAAGTTCGATTGAGGTGCTGGCTCCGGGCGGACGTCTTTCCATTATCAGCTTTCACTCGCTGGAAGACCGCATCGTAAAACGCTTTATGCGTGAGCAAAGTCGTGGTCCGCAGGTTCCGGCGGGGCTACCGATGACCGAAGCGCAGCTCAGCAAGCTGGGCGGTCGCCAGCTCCGGGCGTTAGGCAAATTGATGCCGGGCGAAGACGAAGTGGCAGAAAACCCACGCGCCCGTAGTTCAGTGCTGCGTATCGCAGAAAGGACGAATGCATGA
- the ftsL gene encoding cell division protein FtsL, translated as MIVRVTEALGKVKGSLAGNERHALPGVIGNDLLRFGKLPLCLFICIIITAITVVTTAHHTRLLTAQREQLVVERDALDIEWRNLILEENALGDHSRVERIATDKLQMQHVDPSQENIVVQK; from the coding sequence ATGATCGTCAGAGTGACAGAAGCCTTAGGCAAAGTGAAGGGATCGTTAGCAGGCAATGAGCGTCATGCGCTGCCTGGCGTGATCGGCAACGATCTCCTGCGTTTCGGTAAGCTGCCGCTCTGTCTGTTCATTTGCATCATCATCACGGCGATTACGGTCGTCACGACGGCACACCATACGCGCTTGCTCACCGCGCAGCGCGAGCAGCTGGTTGTAGAGCGGGATGCGCTGGACATCGAATGGCGCAACCTGATCCTCGAAGAAAATGCGCTCGGCGATCATAGCCGGGTTGAGCGGATCGCAACGGATAAGCTGCAAATGCAGCATGTTGATCCTTCGCAAGAAAATATCGTGGTACAGAAATAG
- a CDS encoding peptidoglycan glycosyltransferase FtsI encodes MKAAAKTLKLKRQDEPANFISWRFALLCGCILVALGFLLGRVAWLQIIAPDMLVRQGDLRSLRVQEVSTSRGMITDRSGRPLAVSVPVKAIWADPKELHDAGGITLDGRWKALSDALKMPLDQLSARVNANPKGRFIYLARQVNPDLGDYIKKLKLPGIHLREESRRYYPSGEVTAHLIGFTNIDSQGIEGVENSFDKWLTGQPGERIVRKDRYGRVIEDISSTDSQAAHNLALSIDERLQALVYRELNNAVAFNKAESGSAVLVDVNTGEVLAMANSPSYNPNNLSGTAKDVMRNRTITDVFEPGSTVKPMVVMTALQRGVVRENSVLNTVPYRVNGHEIKDVARYSELTLTGVLQKSSNVGVSKLALAMPSSALVDTYSRFGLGKATNLGLVGERSGLYPQKQRWSDIERATFSFGYGLMVTPLQLARVYATIGSYGVYRPLSITKVDPPVPGERIFPESIVRTVVHMMESVALPGGGGVKAAIKGYRIAIKTGTAKKVGPDGRYINKYIAYTAGVAPASQPRFALVVVINDPQAGKYYGGAVSAPVFGAIMGGVLRTMNIEPDALATGEKSEFVTNQGEGTGGRS; translated from the coding sequence ATGAAAGCAGCGGCTAAGACGCTTAAGTTAAAACGCCAGGACGAACCAGCCAACTTTATCAGTTGGCGTTTTGCGTTGTTGTGCGGCTGCATTCTGGTGGCGCTGGGCTTTCTGCTCGGTCGCGTCGCCTGGTTACAGATTATCGCGCCGGATATGCTGGTGCGTCAGGGTGATTTGCGCTCGCTGCGCGTGCAGGAAGTTTCTACATCACGCGGCATGATCACCGATCGTTCCGGGCGACCGCTGGCGGTCAGCGTGCCGGTAAAAGCGATCTGGGCCGATCCTAAAGAACTGCACGACGCCGGGGGGATCACCCTCGATGGCCGCTGGAAAGCGCTGTCAGATGCGCTGAAAATGCCGCTCGATCAGCTTTCTGCGCGGGTTAACGCCAATCCGAAAGGACGCTTTATCTATCTGGCGCGCCAGGTCAACCCGGACCTGGGCGATTACATCAAGAAACTCAAATTGCCGGGTATTCATCTGCGGGAAGAGTCGCGTCGATATTATCCGTCCGGCGAAGTGACTGCTCACCTCATTGGTTTTACCAACATTGACAGTCAGGGTATCGAAGGCGTGGAAAACAGCTTCGATAAATGGCTTACCGGCCAGCCGGGCGAGCGCATTGTGCGTAAAGACCGCTACGGACGCGTGATTGAAGATATCTCTTCAACCGACAGCCAGGCCGCCCATAACCTGGCGCTGAGCATTGATGAACGTCTGCAGGCGCTGGTATATCGTGAGCTGAACAATGCCGTGGCCTTTAACAAAGCTGAGTCAGGCAGTGCGGTGCTGGTGGATGTCAATACCGGCGAAGTGCTGGCCATGGCCAACAGTCCTTCCTATAACCCAAACAATCTGAGCGGAACGGCGAAAGATGTGATGCGTAACCGCACCATCACCGACGTCTTCGAGCCGGGTTCCACCGTGAAGCCAATGGTGGTCATGACCGCGCTACAGCGCGGCGTGGTGCGTGAAAACAGCGTCCTGAATACCGTTCCCTATCGCGTCAATGGTCATGAAATTAAAGACGTGGCGCGCTATAGCGAACTCACCCTTACCGGGGTATTGCAGAAGTCGAGTAACGTCGGTGTTTCCAAGCTGGCGTTAGCGATGCCGTCCTCAGCGTTAGTAGATACTTACTCACGTTTTGGGCTGGGAAAAGCGACCAATTTGGGGTTGGTCGGAGAACGCAGTGGCTTATATCCTCAAAAACAACGGTGGTCTGACATAGAGAGGGCCACCTTCTCTTTCGGCTACGGGCTAATGGTAACCCCGTTACAGTTAGCGCGAGTCTACGCAACGATTGGCAGTTACGGCGTCTATCGTCCGCTGTCGATCACCAAAGTTGACCCTCCGGTTCCCGGCGAGCGTATCTTCCCGGAATCTATCGTACGCACCGTTGTACATATGATGGAGAGCGTGGCGCTGCCCGGCGGCGGCGGCGTTAAGGCAGCTATCAAAGGCTACCGCATCGCAATCAAAACCGGTACGGCGAAAAAAGTCGGGCCCGATGGCCGGTACATTAACAAATACATTGCTTACACCGCGGGCGTCGCGCCAGCCAGCCAGCCGCGTTTTGCGCTGGTGGTGGTCATTAATGACCCGCAGGCAGGTAAATATTACGGCGGTGCCGTTTCCGCGCCGGTGTTCGGTGCCATCATGGGCGGCGTATTGCGCACCATGAACATTGAACCGGATGCGCTGGCAACGGGTGAAAAAAGTGAATTCGTAACTAATCAAGGCGAGGGTACAGGTGGCAGATCGTAA
- the murE gene encoding UDP-N-acetylmuramoyl-L-alanyl-D-glutamate--2,6-diaminopimelate ligase has product MADRNLRDLLAPWVAGLPARALREMTLDSRTAASGDLFVAVLGHQADGRRYIPQAIAQGVAAIIAEAKDEATDGEIREMHGVPVIYLSQLNERLSALAGRFYHQPSEQLRLVGVTGTNGKTTTTQLLAQWSQLLGETSAVMGTVGNGLLGRVSPTENTTGSAVDVQQVLAGLVEQGATFAGMEVSSHGLVQHRVSALKFAASVFTNLSRDHLDYHGDMEHYEAAKWLLYSTHHFGQAIVNADDEVGRRWLAKLPDAVAVAMGDHINPNCHGRWLKAVDVDYHDSGATIRFDSNWGKGEIESRLMGEFNVSNLLLALATLLALGYPLSDLLNTAARLQPVCGRMEVFSAPGKPTVVVDYAHTPDALEKALAAARLHCTGKLWCVFGCGGDRDKGKRPLMGAIAEQFADIPVVTDDNPRTEEPRAIINDILAGMLDAGRAKVMEGRAEAVTHAIMQAKENDVVLLAGKGHEDYQIVGTRRLDYSDRVTAARLLGAIA; this is encoded by the coding sequence GTGGCAGATCGTAATTTGCGCGACCTTCTTGCTCCGTGGGTAGCTGGACTGCCTGCGCGGGCGCTGCGGGAAATGACGCTCGATAGCCGCACGGCGGCATCGGGCGATCTTTTCGTTGCGGTATTGGGTCATCAGGCGGACGGGCGTCGATATATCCCGCAGGCGATAGCGCAAGGTGTGGCTGCCATTATTGCTGAAGCAAAAGATGAGGCAACCGATGGTGAGATCCGTGAAATGCACGGCGTACCGGTTATTTATCTCAGTCAGCTTAACGAACGCCTCTCTGCGCTGGCAGGGCGTTTTTACCATCAGCCTTCTGAACAACTGCGTCTGGTGGGCGTCACCGGCACGAACGGCAAAACCACTACCACGCAACTGCTGGCTCAGTGGAGTCAGTTACTGGGCGAAACCAGCGCGGTGATGGGAACCGTCGGTAACGGTTTGCTGGGCAGAGTGAGCCCAACGGAAAATACCACCGGATCAGCCGTGGATGTTCAGCAGGTGCTGGCCGGCCTGGTCGAGCAGGGCGCCACCTTTGCCGGCATGGAAGTGTCATCGCACGGGCTGGTACAGCACCGTGTGTCAGCGCTTAAATTTGCTGCCTCGGTATTTACCAACTTAAGCCGCGATCACCTTGATTATCACGGTGATATGGAGCACTACGAAGCGGCGAAATGGCTGCTTTATTCCACCCATCACTTTGGTCAGGCCATTGTGAACGCCGATGACGAGGTGGGACGCCGCTGGCTGGCTAAACTGCCGGATGCCGTGGCGGTAGCCATGGGCGATCATATTAACCCGAACTGCCATGGCCGCTGGCTGAAAGCCGTGGATGTGGACTACCACGACAGTGGCGCTACCATCCGCTTCGACTCCAACTGGGGCAAAGGTGAAATTGAAAGCCGCCTGATGGGCGAGTTTAATGTCAGCAACCTGCTGCTGGCGCTGGCAACCCTGCTGGCGCTGGGCTATCCGCTGAGCGATCTGCTGAACACCGCTGCGCGTTTACAGCCGGTCTGTGGGCGCATGGAAGTGTTCAGCGCGCCGGGTAAACCGACCGTGGTGGTTGACTACGCCCATACGCCCGATGCACTGGAAAAAGCGCTGGCCGCGGCACGGCTGCACTGCACCGGTAAACTGTGGTGCGTGTTTGGCTGCGGCGGCGATCGCGATAAAGGCAAACGTCCGCTGATGGGCGCGATTGCCGAACAGTTTGCCGATATTCCGGTGGTCACAGACGATAATCCGCGCACCGAAGAACCCCGCGCGATCATCAATGACATTCTGGCCGGAATGCTCGACGCGGGCCGGGCGAAAGTGATGGAAGGTCGCGCTGAAGCGGTGACGCACGCCATCATGCAGGCCAAAGAGAATGACGTCGTGCTGCTGGCCGGAAAAGGTCACGAAGATTATCAAATCGTTGGCACTCGCCGTCTGGACTATTCCGATCGCGTCACCGCAGCGCGTCTGCTGGGAGCGATCGCATGA
- the murF gene encoding UDP-N-acetylmuramoyl-tripeptide--D-alanyl-D-alanine ligase, with the protein MINVTLSQLASVLKGTLQGGDVKIDAVTTDTRKIAPGCLFVALKGERFDAHDFADKAKASGAGALLVSRQLDIDLPQLIVNDTRRAFGELAAWVRQQVPTRVVALTGSSGKTSVKEMTASILSECGNTLYTAGNLNNDIGVPMTLLRLTPEHQYAVIELGANHQGEIAWTVGLTQPEAALVNNLAAAHLEGFGSLAGVAKAKGEIYSGLPVDGIAIMNADNNDWLNWQSIIGDRKVWRFSPNAANSDFTATNIHVTSHGTEFTLQTPGGNIDVLLPLPGRHNIANALAATALSMAVGADLPAVKKGLATLQAVPGRLFPVQLAENQLLLDDTYNANVGSMTAAAQVLAEMPGYRVMVVGDMAELGDESEACHVQVGEAAKAAGIDRVISVGKQSQAISQASGVGEHFTDKRALITRLKELIAEQQIITLLVKGSRSAAMEEVVLALQENGTC; encoded by the coding sequence ATGATTAACGTCACGCTGAGCCAGCTGGCCTCCGTTCTGAAAGGCACGTTACAGGGCGGCGATGTCAAGATTGATGCCGTCACCACTGACACCCGCAAGATTGCGCCAGGTTGTCTGTTTGTCGCGCTGAAAGGCGAGCGTTTTGACGCGCATGACTTTGCTGATAAAGCCAAAGCGAGTGGGGCAGGGGCGCTGCTGGTCAGTCGCCAGCTGGATATCGACCTGCCACAGTTGATCGTTAACGATACCCGCCGGGCCTTTGGCGAATTGGCGGCATGGGTACGTCAGCAGGTGCCGACGCGCGTTGTCGCACTGACCGGCTCCTCCGGTAAAACCTCGGTCAAAGAGATGACCGCCTCTATTCTCAGCGAGTGCGGCAATACGCTGTATACCGCCGGAAATCTCAACAATGACATCGGCGTGCCGATGACGCTGCTGCGCCTGACGCCGGAGCATCAGTACGCAGTCATTGAACTGGGGGCCAATCATCAGGGCGAAATCGCCTGGACCGTAGGGCTGACGCAGCCGGAAGCGGCGCTGGTCAACAATCTGGCCGCCGCGCATCTGGAAGGTTTTGGCTCGCTGGCGGGCGTGGCAAAAGCGAAAGGCGAAATCTACAGCGGTCTGCCGGTTGACGGTATCGCCATCATGAATGCCGATAATAACGACTGGCTGAACTGGCAAAGCATCATCGGCGATCGCAAAGTCTGGCGCTTCTCGCCGAATGCGGCCAACAGCGATTTTACCGCCACGAATATCCATGTGACCTCTCACGGCACTGAATTCACGCTGCAAACGCCTGGCGGCAATATTGATGTCTTACTCCCGCTGCCCGGGCGGCACAACATTGCCAACGCGCTGGCGGCAACGGCGCTCTCGATGGCGGTCGGTGCAGATTTACCGGCGGTCAAAAAAGGGCTGGCAACGTTACAGGCCGTGCCGGGCCGCCTGTTCCCGGTGCAGCTGGCTGAAAATCAGCTCCTGCTGGATGACACCTACAATGCGAACGTTGGTTCGATGACCGCTGCCGCGCAGGTGCTGGCCGAAATGCCCGGCTACCGCGTGATGGTGGTCGGCGATATGGCCGAACTGGGCGATGAAAGCGAAGCCTGTCACGTGCAGGTGGGTGAAGCAGCAAAAGCGGCTGGAATCGATCGGGTCATCAGCGTCGGGAAGCAAAGCCAGGCCATCAGCCAGGCCAGCGGCGTGGGTGAGCATTTTACCGATAAGCGCGCGCTTATCACGCGCCTGAAAGAACTGATCGCAGAACAGCAGATTATTACCCTTTTAGTGAAGGGTTCACGTAGCGCCGCCATGGAAGAGGTGGTACTCGCACTACAGGAGAACGGGACATGTTAG
- the mraY gene encoding phospho-N-acetylmuramoyl-pentapeptide-transferase — protein MLVWLAEHLVKYYSGFNVFSYLTFRAIVSLLTALFISLWMGPRMIARLQQLSFGQVVRNDGPESHFSKRGTPTMGGIMILTSIVISVLLWAYPSNPYVWCVLVVLVGYGIIGFVDDYRKVVRKDTKGLIARWKYFWMSIIALGVAFALYLVGNDTPATQLVVPFFKDVMPQLGILYILLAYFVIVGTGNAVNLTDGLDGLAIMPTVFVAGGFALVAWATGNMNFANYLHIPYLRHAGELVIVCTAIVGAGLGFLWFNTYPAQVFMGDVGSLALGGALGIIAVLLRQEFLLVIMGGVFVVETLSVILQVGSFKLRGQRIFRMAPIHHHYELKGWPEPRVIVRFWIISLMLVLIGLATLKVR, from the coding sequence ATGTTAGTTTGGCTGGCCGAGCATTTGGTCAAATATTATTCCGGCTTTAACGTCTTTTCCTATCTGACGTTTCGCGCCATTGTCAGCCTGCTGACCGCGCTATTCATCTCCTTGTGGATGGGCCCGCGCATGATCGCCCGCCTGCAACAGCTCTCTTTTGGTCAGGTTGTCCGTAACGACGGTCCGGAATCCCACTTCAGTAAACGCGGCACGCCGACGATGGGCGGGATCATGATCCTCACCTCAATCGTGATTTCCGTGCTGCTGTGGGCCTATCCGTCCAACCCTTATGTCTGGTGTGTCCTGGTGGTACTGGTGGGGTACGGCATCATCGGCTTTGTCGATGACTACCGCAAAGTGGTGCGCAAAGATACGAAAGGGCTCATCGCACGCTGGAAATATTTCTGGATGTCGATAATCGCCCTGGGCGTGGCATTTGCGCTGTATCTGGTGGGTAATGATACGCCAGCCACTCAACTGGTCGTGCCGTTCTTTAAAGATGTCATGCCGCAGTTGGGGATTCTCTACATCTTGCTGGCCTATTTCGTCATCGTCGGTACCGGCAACGCCGTTAACCTGACCGATGGCCTGGATGGTCTGGCGATTATGCCGACCGTTTTTGTCGCCGGGGGTTTCGCACTGGTCGCCTGGGCGACGGGTAATATGAACTTCGCAAACTACCTGCATATTCCCTATCTGCGGCACGCGGGTGAACTGGTGATTGTCTGTACCGCCATTGTCGGCGCGGGATTAGGCTTCCTGTGGTTTAACACCTATCCGGCCCAGGTTTTCATGGGCGATGTCGGCTCGCTGGCGCTGGGCGGCGCGCTGGGCATTATTGCCGTACTGCTGCGCCAGGAATTTTTGCTGGTGATTATGGGCGGCGTTTTCGTGGTGGAAACCCTGTCGGTGATCCTGCAGGTCGGCTCGTTCAAACTGCGCGGCCAGCGTATTTTCCGTATGGCACCTATTCACCACCACTATGAACTGAAAGGCTGGCCGGAACCGCGTGTCATTGTGCGCTTCTGGATTATTTCGCTGATGCTGGTGCTGATTGGCCTGGCAACGCTGAAGGTACGTTAA
- the murD gene encoding UDP-N-acetylmuramoyl-L-alanine--D-glutamate ligase, with protein MADYQDKKVVIIGLGLTGLSCVDFFMARGVTPRVMDTRAAPPGLDKLPEGVESHVGSLNDDWLLAADLIVASPGIALAHPSLSAAAEAGVEIVGDIELFCREAQAPVIAITGSNGKSTVTTLVGEMAKAAGVNVGVGGNIGLPALMLLDPARELYVLELSSFQLETTSSLKAAAATILNVTEDHMDRYPFGLQQYRAAKLKVYENATVCVVNADDALTMPVRGADARCVSFGVDVGDYHLNRQQGETWLRAKGEKVLNVAEMKLTGQHNYTNALAALALADAVNLPRASSLKALTTFSGLAHRFETVLVHNGVRWINDSKATNVGSTEAALNGLQVDGTLHLLLGGDGKSADFSSLKRYLVGDNIRLWCFGRDGAELAELRAEIAEQTETMEEAMRLIATRVQPGDMVLLSPACASLDQFKNFEQRGEIFARLAKELG; from the coding sequence ATGGCAGATTACCAGGATAAAAAAGTGGTCATCATCGGTCTGGGGCTAACCGGACTGTCGTGCGTGGACTTTTTCATGGCGCGTGGCGTGACGCCGCGCGTAATGGACACCCGCGCCGCGCCGCCCGGACTGGATAAGCTGCCGGAAGGCGTTGAAAGCCATGTGGGCAGCCTGAATGACGACTGGCTGCTGGCCGCCGATCTGATTGTTGCCAGCCCTGGTATTGCGCTCGCGCATCCTTCGCTCAGCGCGGCCGCTGAGGCGGGCGTTGAGATTGTCGGTGACATTGAGCTGTTTTGCCGTGAAGCACAGGCTCCGGTTATTGCGATTACCGGCTCAAACGGTAAAAGCACCGTCACGACGCTGGTTGGTGAGATGGCCAAAGCGGCAGGTGTGAATGTTGGCGTTGGCGGCAATATTGGTCTGCCCGCGCTGATGCTGTTGGATCCGGCGCGTGAACTGTACGTTCTGGAGCTTTCCAGCTTCCAACTGGAGACCACCTCCAGCCTGAAAGCGGCGGCAGCGACGATCCTTAACGTGACGGAAGATCATATGGATCGCTATCCGTTTGGCCTGCAACAGTATCGTGCGGCAAAGCTGAAGGTTTATGAAAACGCCACCGTCTGCGTAGTGAACGCTGATGATGCGCTGACCATGCCGGTGCGTGGTGCCGATGCGCGCTGCGTCAGCTTTGGCGTGGATGTCGGCGATTATCATCTTAACCGTCAGCAGGGCGAAACCTGGCTGCGTGCGAAGGGTGAGAAAGTGCTGAACGTGGCCGAAATGAAACTGACCGGTCAGCATAACTATACCAACGCGCTGGCGGCGCTGGCGCTGGCGGATGCCGTGAATCTGCCGCGCGCCAGCAGCCTGAAAGCGCTGACTACCTTTAGCGGTCTGGCGCATCGTTTCGAAACGGTACTGGTGCATAACGGCGTGCGCTGGATCAATGATTCTAAAGCGACCAACGTCGGCAGCACGGAGGCCGCGCTTAACGGGCTTCAGGTCGATGGCACGCTGCATCTGCTGCTGGGCGGCGACGGAAAATCAGCGGATTTTTCTTCCCTGAAACGCTATCTCGTCGGCGATAACATCCGCCTGTGGTGTTTTGGACGCGACGGTGCGGAGCTGGCGGAATTGCGTGCGGAAATTGCTGAGCAAACCGAGACGATGGAAGAGGCGATGCGTCTTATCGCCACGCGTGTGCAGCCCGGCGACATGGTATTGCTGTCTCCCGCGTGCGCCAGCCTGGATCAGTTTAAAAATTTTGAGCAACGGGGCGAAATCTTTGCCCGTCTGGCGAAGGAGCTTGGTTAA